Below is a genomic region from Streptomyces sp. NBC_00461.
CGGTCCTCGGCCGTCTGCAGACGCTCACGCGTCGGCTCGTTCGTGTCCTTCGTGATGAGGAAGGGCATGACGTCGCGGTACGCCTGGAAGAACGGGTCCATGTCGACGACCAGGTCCTTCAGGACCGTCAGGCCCTTGATGGGCTCGACCGTGATCGGCTTCGCGGGGTTGATGTCCTTGATGAGGGTCTTGCAGGCAAGACGGTTCTTGCCGTTGATCCTCATCGCGTCCGAGCCGCAGATGCCGTGCGCGCAGGAACGGCGGAAGGTCAGCGTGCCGTCGATGTCCCACTTGATCTTGTGGAGGGCGTCGAGGACGCGCTCCTTGGGGTCGATCTCCAGCTGGAAGTCTTCCCAGGTGGCCTCCGCCGAGACCTCGGAGTTGAAGCGGCGGACGCGAAGGGTGACCGTGATGTACGGGGAGTCGGCGAAGCCGGGCTCGGGCTCGCCGGCCGCGTCCGCCTTGTCCAGAACGGGGGTTGCCATCAGTACTTACGCTCCATCGGCTGGTAGCGGGTCTGGACGACCGGCTTGTAGTCGAGACGGATGGACTCGGTGCCGTCGTCGCCCACCTCGCGGTACGCCATGGTGTGGCGCATGAAGTTGACGTCGTCGCGGTTCGGGTAGTCCTCGCGGTAGTGACCGCCGCGGGACTCCTTGCGGGCCAGGGCCGACACCGCCATGACCTCGGCCAGGTCGAGCAGGTTGCCCAGCTCGACGGCCTCAAGCAGGTCGGTGTTGAACCGCTTGCCCTTGTCCTGGATCGAGACGTTCTTGTAGCGCTCGCGCAGCTCGGCGATCTTCTCGACCGCGGTCTTGATCGTCTGCTCGGTGCGGAACACCATGACGTTCGCGTCCATGGTCTCCTGCAGCTCGCGGCGCAGGACCGCCACGCGCTCGGTGCCCGTGGAGGAGCGCAGCGCCTCCACCTGGCCGACCACCAGCTCCGCCGGGTTCTCCGGGAGCTCGACGAAGTCCGCCTTCTGGCTGTACTCCGCCGCGGCGATGCCGGCCCGGCGGCCGAACACGTTGATGTCCAGGAGGGAGTTCGTGCCCAGACGGTTCGCGCCGTGCACCGAGACACAGGCGACCTCGCCGGCCGCGTACAGGCCCGGGACGACCGTCGTGTTGTCCGTGAGGACCTCACCCTCGACGTTCGTCGGGATGCCGCCCATGGCGTAGTGCGCGGTGGGCTGGATCGGGATCGGGTCCGTGTACGGCTCGATACCGAGGTACGTGCGCGCGAACTCGGTGATGTCCGGGAGCTTGGCGTCCAGCTGCTCCGGCGGGAGGTGCGTGAGGTCGAGGTAGACGTGGTCGCCTTCGGGACCGCAGCCGCGGCCCTCACGGATCTCCGTGTAGATCGACCTCGACACCACGTCTCGCGACGCGAGGTCCTTCATCACCGGCGCGTACTTCTCCATGAAGCGCTCGCCGTCCTTGTTGCGGAGGATGCCGCCCTCACCACGGGCGCCCTCCGTCAGCAGGATGCCCATGCGCCAGATGCCGGTCGGGTGGAACTGGAAGAACTCCATGTCCTCCAGCGGCAGCCCGCGACGGTAGACGGCGGCCTGGCCGTCACCGGTCAGCGTGTGCGCGTTCGACGTCACCTTGAAGAACTTGCCGCAGCCGCCGGACGCGTAGATCACGGCCTTCGCCTGGAAGACATGGATCTCGCCGGTCGCCAGCTCGTACGCCACGACACCGGCCGAGCGCTTCACGCCGTCGACCTCGGTGATCAGCTGGTCGAGGACGTAGAACTCGTTGTAGAACTCCACGCCCTCCTTGACGCAGTTCTGGTACAGCGTCTGGAGGATCATGTGGCCGGTGCGGTCGGCCGCGTAGCAGGAGCGGCGTACGGGGGCCTCACCGTGGTTACGGCTGTGACCGCCGAAGCGGCGCTGGTCGATCGTCCCGTCGGGCGTCCGGTTGAACGGCAGGCCCATCTTCTCCAGGTCGAGGACCGAGTCGATGGCCTCCTTCGCCAGGATCTCGGCGGCGTCCTGGTCGACCAGGTAGTCACCGCCCTTGATCGTGTCGAAGGTGTGCCACTCCCAGTTGTCCTCCTCCACGTTGGCCAGCGCGGCGGCCATACCGCCCTGCGCGGCGCCCGTGTGGGAGCGGGTGGGGTAGAGCTTGGTCAGCACGGCGGTGCGGCTGCGCTTCGTCGACTCGATGGCGGCGCGCATGCCCGCGCCACCGGCGCCGACGATGACTGTGTCGTACTTGTGGATCTTCATGATTCTCGCAGCCCCGTGCCTAGCGGATGTTCGGGTCGAAGGTGAAGATCACCAGCGTGCCCAGCAGGATGGTGAACACCGTGGCGGTGTAGAGCAGGCCC
It encodes:
- a CDS encoding succinate dehydrogenase iron-sulfur subunit; the encoded protein is MATPVLDKADAAGEPEPGFADSPYITVTLRVRRFNSEVSAEATWEDFQLEIDPKERVLDALHKIKWDIDGTLTFRRSCAHGICGSDAMRINGKNRLACKTLIKDINPAKPITVEPIKGLTVLKDLVVDMDPFFQAYRDVMPFLITKDTNEPTRERLQTAEDRERFDDTTKCILCAACTSSCPVFWNDGQYFGPAAIVNAHRFIFDSRDEAGEQRLEILNDRDGVWRCRTTFNCTDACPRGIEVTKAIQEVKRALITRRF
- the sdhA gene encoding succinate dehydrogenase flavoprotein subunit → MKIHKYDTVIVGAGGAGMRAAIESTKRSRTAVLTKLYPTRSHTGAAQGGMAAALANVEEDNWEWHTFDTIKGGDYLVDQDAAEILAKEAIDSVLDLEKMGLPFNRTPDGTIDQRRFGGHSRNHGEAPVRRSCYAADRTGHMILQTLYQNCVKEGVEFYNEFYVLDQLITEVDGVKRSAGVVAYELATGEIHVFQAKAVIYASGGCGKFFKVTSNAHTLTGDGQAAVYRRGLPLEDMEFFQFHPTGIWRMGILLTEGARGEGGILRNKDGERFMEKYAPVMKDLASRDVVSRSIYTEIREGRGCGPEGDHVYLDLTHLPPEQLDAKLPDITEFARTYLGIEPYTDPIPIQPTAHYAMGGIPTNVEGEVLTDNTTVVPGLYAAGEVACVSVHGANRLGTNSLLDINVFGRRAGIAAAEYSQKADFVELPENPAELVVGQVEALRSSTGTERVAVLRRELQETMDANVMVFRTEQTIKTAVEKIAELRERYKNVSIQDKGKRFNTDLLEAVELGNLLDLAEVMAVSALARKESRGGHYREDYPNRDDVNFMRHTMAYREVGDDGTESIRLDYKPVVQTRYQPMERKY